From the Rhodothalassiaceae bacterium genome, one window contains:
- a CDS encoding cytokinin riboside 5'-monophosphate phosphoribohydrolase: MSSRRRRGEDCRRPSPFPSASEDRRHARRPGRRLPQTRSPSYRLAYDDPAFLARDELRGIRLALEYEKPELILEDAGIDETIVIFGSARAPADDDEAAADDPRRDDYRAARRLARMISRARRVSGGGPVVVTGGGPGIMEAGNRGAAEEGAPSIGLNIVIPHEQVPNSWITPKFSFLFHYFAIRKMHFLLRARAVVFFPGGFGTLDELFETLTLLQTGRLRPTPILLYRRAFWDAVIGWDRLVAEGMIDPADRALVRHVESAEEAFAALVDAGVIAAAPAP, translated from the coding sequence ATGTCATCCAGACGGCGCCGGGGCGAGGATTGCCGCCGCCCATCGCCCTTTCCCTCGGCAAGCGAGGACCGCCGGCATGCGCGCCGGCCCGGCCGGCGGCTGCCCCAGACCCGCTCGCCGAGCTACCGGCTGGCCTATGACGATCCGGCCTTTCTCGCGCGTGACGAGCTCAGAGGCATCCGGCTCGCCCTCGAATACGAGAAGCCCGAGCTCATCCTCGAGGATGCGGGCATCGACGAGACGATCGTGATCTTCGGCTCGGCCCGCGCGCCCGCCGATGACGACGAGGCGGCCGCGGACGACCCGCGGCGGGACGACTATCGCGCCGCCCGCCGGCTCGCGCGGATGATCTCGCGCGCCCGCCGGGTCAGCGGCGGCGGGCCGGTGGTGGTCACCGGCGGCGGGCCGGGCATCATGGAGGCGGGCAACCGCGGGGCCGCCGAGGAGGGCGCGCCCTCCATCGGTCTCAACATCGTCATCCCCCACGAGCAGGTGCCCAATTCCTGGATCACACCGAAGTTTTCTTTTCTTTTCCACTACTTCGCCATCCGGAAGATGCACTTCCTGCTGCGCGCGCGGGCGGTGGTGTTCTTTCCCGGCGGCTTCGGGACGCTGGACGAGCTGTTCGAGACGCTGACCCTGCTGCAGACCGGGCGGCTCAGGCCCACGCCCATCCTGCTCTACCGCCGCGCCTTCTGGGATGCCGTCATCGGCTGGGACCGGCTCGTCGCCGAAGGCATGATCGATCCGGCCGATCGCGCGCTCGTGCGCCATGTGGAAAGCGCGGAGGAAGCCTTCGCGGCGCTGGTGGATGCGGGCGTGATCGCGGCCGCGCCGGCGCCCTGA
- a CDS encoding ABC transporter substrate-binding protein: protein MPGFRLRRGALLGAGLLLLISSCERGEAPVRLSGSSTIAPVAAEIAQSARAGPGLPPITVTAGGSGKGLADLARGVADIAMVSRPLGRDEQAGLFALAVARDRIAVVVHRTNPVRTLSAEALRAIYTGRVTRWRELGVDFDAPVIAIEKAAGRGTHVAFHAALGLGEPAAGAAAIVGANAEVIAAAARTPGAVGYVSAGMLDAATAAGEPVRALALPADLAARLDRPLLLVTRDPPGPRLRAVLALFCGADAARRLARWGFSPVDDCASRLARAKGPAR from the coding sequence ATGCCCGGGTTCCGGTTGCGGCGGGGCGCGCTGCTGGGCGCCGGCCTTCTGCTGCTGATTTCGTCCTGCGAGCGCGGCGAGGCGCCGGTGCGGCTTTCGGGCTCCAGCACCATTGCGCCGGTCGCGGCCGAGATCGCGCAGAGCGCGCGCGCGGGGCCGGGCCTTCCCCCCATCACCGTTACCGCCGGCGGCTCGGGCAAAGGGCTCGCCGATCTCGCGCGCGGGGTCGCCGACATCGCCATGGTCTCGCGGCCGCTCGGCCGCGACGAGCAGGCGGGCCTGTTTGCGCTTGCCGTCGCGCGCGACCGCATCGCGGTCGTCGTCCACCGCACCAATCCCGTCCGGACGCTTTCGGCCGAGGCGCTTCGTGCCATCTATACCGGCCGCGTGACGCGCTGGCGCGAGCTCGGCGTCGATTTCGACGCCCCCGTCATCGCGATCGAGAAGGCGGCCGGCCGCGGCACCCATGTCGCCTTCCACGCGGCGCTCGGCCTCGGCGAGCCGGCAGCCGGCGCGGCCGCCATCGTCGGCGCCAACGCCGAGGTGATCGCGGCGGCGGCCCGCACGCCGGGGGCCGTCGGCTATGTCTCGGCCGGCATGCTGGACGCGGCGACCGCGGCCGGCGAGCCGGTGCGCGCGCTCGCGCTGCCGGCGGATCTGGCGGCGCGGCTCGATCGGCCGCTGCTTCTCGTCACCCGCGATCCCCCCGGCCCGCGCCTGCGGGCGGTGCTCGCCCTCTTCTGCGGCGCCGATGCCGCCCGCCGGCTCGCCCGTTGGGGCTTCTCACCCGTCGATGACTGCGCCAGCCGCCTCGCCCGGGCCAAAGGACCCGCGCGATGA
- the hemN gene encoding oxygen-independent coproporphyrinogen III oxidase produces the protein MKSIAADSDSRFPFPARYLAARLPRYTSYPTADRFAPLAPARVRLWLAAIPAGERISLYVHLPFCPQLCWYCGCHTTITRRAGRVDRYLDDLVAEMAAVGRLIGRRQPVARLHLGGGTPNALTLTQLERLFAALRRHFALEEADEIAAELDPRLVTPAQAAHLARLGVNRVSLGVQDFDPAVQQAINRPQPADLVRRAVAVLRSAGITRIGFDLMYGLPHQSVAGVRESARLAAAMGPHRIAVFGYAHVPWMKRHQRLLPEDALPDPHTRWAQAAAIARTLEEAGYVPVGFDHFARADDGLARALQEGRLVRNFQGFTDDPAAVVLGLGASAISRFPEGYAQNAVRLDDHRRLVAEEGIATVRGHVLDDEDRLRAAAIMELLCYGACDLAAVCLSHGRGPDGLDDALARLEMLAADGLVTLAGRRVMLRPPARPLARLAAAAIDPKMAGLFGGTAADAPPRHALAV, from the coding sequence ATGAAGAGCATTGCGGCCGATTCGGATTCCCGCTTCCCGTTTCCCGCGCGCTATCTCGCCGCGCGGCTGCCGCGCTATACGAGCTATCCGACGGCCGACCGGTTTGCGCCGCTCGCGCCCGCGCGCGTGCGGCTGTGGCTGGCCGCGATCCCGGCCGGCGAGCGGATCTCGCTGTATGTGCATCTGCCCTTCTGTCCGCAGCTGTGCTGGTACTGCGGCTGCCACACGACGATCACCCGCCGCGCGGGCCGCGTGGACCGCTATCTCGACGACCTCGTCGCGGAGATGGCGGCGGTCGGCCGGCTCATCGGCCGGCGGCAGCCGGTGGCGCGGCTGCATCTGGGCGGCGGGACGCCGAATGCGCTGACGCTGACGCAGCTTGAGCGGCTGTTCGCGGCGCTGCGGCGGCATTTCGCGCTGGAGGAGGCCGACGAGATCGCCGCCGAGCTCGACCCGCGCCTCGTCACCCCCGCCCAGGCGGCGCATCTCGCGCGCCTCGGGGTCAACCGCGTCTCGCTCGGCGTCCAGGACTTCGACCCCGCCGTCCAGCAGGCGATCAACCGGCCGCAGCCGGCCGATCTCGTCCGCCGGGCGGTGGCCGTCCTGCGCAGCGCGGGGATCACCCGCATCGGCTTCGACCTCATGTACGGCCTGCCGCACCAGAGCGTCGCCGGCGTGCGCGAGAGCGCCCGGCTGGCGGCCGCCATGGGCCCGCACCGGATCGCGGTCTTCGGCTACGCCCATGTGCCCTGGATGAAGCGGCATCAGCGGCTGCTGCCCGAAGACGCCCTGCCCGATCCGCACACCCGCTGGGCCCAGGCGGCGGCGATCGCCCGCACCCTCGAGGAGGCGGGATACGTGCCGGTCGGCTTCGACCATTTCGCGCGCGCCGACGACGGGCTGGCCCGGGCGCTCCAGGAGGGGCGTCTCGTCCGCAACTTCCAGGGATTCACCGACGATCCCGCCGCGGTCGTCCTGGGGCTCGGCGCCAGTGCGATCTCCCGCTTTCCCGAGGGCTACGCCCAGAATGCCGTGCGCCTCGACGATCATCGCCGGCTGGTGGCGGAGGAGGGGATCGCGACGGTGCGCGGCCATGTGCTCGACGATGAGGATCGCCTGCGGGCGGCGGCGATCATGGAGCTGCTGTGCTACGGCGCATGCGACCTGGCCGCCGTCTGTCTTTCCCATGGACGCGGGCCCGACGGCCTCGACGATGCGCTGGCGCGGCTTGAGATGCTGGCCGCCGACGGCCTCGTCACGCTGGCCGGCCGGCGGGTGATGCTGCGGCCCCCTGCGCGGCCGCTGGCGCGCTTGGCGGCCGCGGCGATCGACCCGAAGATGGCGGGTCTCTTCGGCGGGACGGCCGCGGATGCGCCGCCGCGCCACGCGCTGGCGGTGTGA
- the fxsA gene encoding exclusion protein FxsA: MARFLLALIALVFIEIVVFVKVGGAIGAVPVAALTILSAAVGLAVVRHQGLQLLERAWRVLAVGELPVAALGEGALLALAGLCLLLPGLVTDAIGALLLIPPLRRALLAAFGSPSRDPVSVIEIAPEDYDIDPERPRRPLPPFDG, encoded by the coding sequence ATGGCACGCTTTCTTCTGGCGCTGATTGCGCTCGTCTTCATCGAGATCGTCGTCTTCGTGAAGGTCGGCGGCGCGATCGGGGCCGTGCCGGTCGCCGCGCTGACGATCCTGTCGGCGGCGGTCGGCCTTGCGGTCGTGCGCCATCAGGGCCTGCAGCTCCTGGAGCGCGCCTGGCGGGTTCTCGCCGTCGGCGAGCTGCCGGTGGCGGCTCTCGGCGAGGGTGCGCTGCTGGCGCTGGCGGGGCTGTGCCTGCTGCTGCCCGGGCTGGTGACCGATGCCATCGGCGCGCTGCTGCTGATCCCGCCGCTGCGCCGCGCCCTGCTTGCGGCCTTCGGCTCGCCGTCGCGCGACCCGGTCTCGGTCATCGAGATCGCACCGGAGGACTACGACATCGATCCCGAACGTCCGCGCCGGCCGCTGCCGCCTTTCGACGGCTGA
- the pstB gene encoding phosphate ABC transporter ATP-binding protein, producing the protein MTAAATARPARALFRLEGLAVSYRGRPALKPVSGEIAEGRLTAIVGPSGCGKSSLLMALNRLDLETPGAEVAGRLLFRERDLLADPGDLRALRRRLARIFQQPAVLPLSIGANFDLPLKAHGVREPAARRARMRAALETVGLAAELDGRLETPAPELSGGQQQRLCLARALALEPEVLLLDEPTSQLDPISAARVEEAIRALKDRVTILLVTHDLALAARLADDLWFFWSDGRAGYCAEQGPAPRLIGRPQSPELARFLAAARLEREGAL; encoded by the coding sequence ATGACGGCGGCCGCGACCGCCCGCCCGGCACGCGCGCTGTTCCGGCTGGAGGGGCTCGCCGTCTCCTATCGCGGCCGGCCGGCGCTCAAGCCCGTCAGCGGCGAAATCGCCGAGGGCCGGCTCACCGCCATCGTCGGCCCTTCCGGCTGCGGCAAGTCCTCGCTGCTCATGGCGCTGAACCGCCTCGATCTCGAGACCCCGGGGGCCGAGGTAGCGGGCCGGCTGCTCTTCCGCGAGCGCGACCTCCTCGCCGATCCGGGCGACCTGCGCGCCCTGCGGCGCCGGCTCGCCCGGATCTTCCAGCAGCCGGCGGTGCTGCCGCTGTCGATCGGCGCGAACTTCGACCTGCCGCTCAAGGCCCATGGCGTGCGGGAGCCGGCGGCACGGCGGGCGCGCATGCGCGCGGCGCTGGAGACCGTGGGCCTTGCCGCCGAGCTGGACGGACGGCTCGAGACGCCCGCGCCGGAGCTCTCGGGCGGCCAGCAGCAGCGGCTGTGTCTGGCGCGCGCGCTGGCTCTCGAACCCGAGGTGCTGCTGCTCGACGAGCCCACGAGCCAGCTCGATCCCATCTCCGCCGCGCGCGTGGAGGAGGCGATCCGCGCGCTCAAGGACCGCGTCACGATCCTGCTCGTGACCCATGATCTCGCGCTCGCCGCCCGCCTTGCCGACGACCTCTGGTTCTTCTGGAGCGACGGCCGCGCCGGCTACTGCGCCGAGCAGGGCCCGGCACCGCGCCTCATCGGCCGGCCGCAAAGCCCCGAGCTTGCGCGCTTTCTCGCCGCGGCTCGCCTTGAGCGCGAAGGCGCGCTATGA